The Sander vitreus isolate 19-12246 chromosome 24, sanVit1, whole genome shotgun sequence genome segment acgttagcctaccgctagctagttaacactatactcaacagcagctaacgttagcctaccgctagctagttaacacaatactcaacagcagctaacgttagcctaccgctagctagttaacactatactcaacagcagctaacgttagcctaccgctagctagttaacactatactcaacagcagctaacgttagcctaccgctagctagttaacactatactcaacagcagctaacgttagcctaccgctagctagttaacactatactcgacagcagctaacgttagcctaccactagctagtagctggattaaacacggttaaatgctgacagctaacgctaactagctagcggtaggctaatgttagctgctgttgagtatagtgttaactagcgtcacgtgcagcggtgtttgtgttgcctgtaacgtctgtttcagagcatcagagagaagagcagacatatcagtggtaccagatttcggtagcaggaagaagatttttacaagtaaatgttccaatcaatgatccaggcagaacattctcgtctccctcctccattttacagttttaacgcgttatttgttctctgattaattaatcgaaattaacgcgttattttgacagccctaatatatatattttgtttttctaatgcctttgtttgacgtttttgtAATTCTTTTCACCCtggattaatgtgtggattatttgCTTTTTGGTTTTGAAAAGCATTTCTTTTAATGGAGCAGTTATGGAGCAGAGATGGTTCGTCCAAAATAATTGATGTTTAAATCTATTCTGTATCTTTCCTCTCCAGGGGGGCTGGACCTCTCCGATGCGTTTGGACCAggtaacatttaaaaataatatttaaagccGCTTTTTTTCTCTTGAGCTCACATGTTGTCTCAAATGTGACAGCAAATGTcctgttttgtccccaactcaaagatcttcagtttcctgtcccggaggagagaagaaactacaacatattcatatttaacaatcTGACATCACACTAGTTTACCTCTTTTATCAGAAAacatgactcaaactgattattgaagattttgacactttttccgaggcttcaatgtttttggtgctttctgtacgttttaaaaaaaagttatcttcagtgcttttttcaaagtttttatgcttttaaaaaatgtttttgtcgcttcttTCAAAGTTTTCATCCATCATCCAACAAAATttggaaaagtgacaaacagcagTTGTTGCTCGTTTctaactaaataaatatattgatgTTACTCTGCAGATGAGCCAGCTCCGACTAAAAAACCCAAGAAACCAAGTTCTGGAGATTCTGGTAGGTCTAACGGTCCAATCACTTTGATATGTGTATaggtaaacatgttttttctgcAAATGTATCAGGGAGAtgagtataaatataaaatcatCTCATCAGTGTCTAAAGAAGAGTTTTTGTGTTCTGTAGGTGGTTTTGGACTCGATCTGGAGGACGCTCTGGGTCCAGGTAagacacagctgagaagtcaagacagcccaAATCCTCATAAACCTGTGTGTTTAATTTTATAAAGTGTCCGGCTGCTCTGttgtcttcctgtatgtgattaccagCCTGACTTGGCACCTTCTCGCTGAGACGCCGAAACAATCGCAGCCGATTGGGATACAAGGGCGCCCAAATGAAAATGGCTCTGCTTCGCAGCGCTCCGTGGGGCTCCACGGCGCTCCATGGCGCTCCGTGGGGCTCCACGGCGCTTCATTTCTTCGCCCGAAGTGTTATGGTCGTAAGGGTTGCCCCATGGCTCGGGGCAAGTACAAACGCCACGACAGTtacgtttttgtcgatttttccTGATGTTTTCGTTGATTTTGTCGACATTCTTGCCGTCATTTTTTGTCATCGTTTTCGCTgcttttttcaatatttcacaatgtttgttgtcttttctcagtttctgacactttttggagattttttaagctgtttttgtctctttcttgaTCTTGTTCCTTTTGTTGACATGTTTTGATATTACTAGCTTTAAAAAGCCAAGGCAGAGAAAATTCCAGGTGAACGAGTGCATCTGGtttctttgtgtatttgtgtgattATTGGGTCTGACAGTGTCTCTGTTCCCTCAGACCCCAACCCCAAACCGGACAAACCTGCAGTGCAGCCCGCGGACCCCGCAAAGCCCCCAGGTCAGTCTGCCAGGTCACATGTTTTACTcacttttttggggcatttttgtagctttttccaatgttttagtctctttttttacattttggccGTTTTTTTCAATGTCAATGTGATATTCGCTTTTTTAAcgttttagtttcttttttggTATGTGTTTAATCAGTGTTTGTTTCCTGAAGGTGGAGGATCGTTTGGCGACTCTGATTTGTTGGATGTCAGTGGCGGAGACTACAAACCTGATGGAGGACGAGGTACGGCAACAACTACACTTTCCTCCTATTAGAAAAGGAGTAACGCCCAGGCTTTCCCAGTGTACCTGGAGCCACATGTTGATGTCAGGTCTGATTCTGCAGGATGGAGGAGAGACACAACTAACTGTTACTAACTACAGAATGATCTTGTAGAAGACGAAGCAGCGTGAGCGGACAGTTTCTaactttcctctctttctcctgaATCCAGGGCGAGCGGGGGACTCCGGCTACGACTCTCAGGGTACGCTTTTATTCctgtggttgttgtttgttCTCGGTTAAAGAAAGGCCTCACCACCGTAGCCAGTCTGACTAATCAACAACAGAAATCTAGAGCTGACTAACGTGACCATCTAACCAgatcatacaaccacactttaAACCTCTCACAGTCCAGACAGTCAGGAGGAAGAAACCACATGGAGGGATAGCCTGACCATTTTTACATCTttgtccccccctccccccgccactttggtgctttttttggatgtttttgtagctttttacgatgtatttttttattgttattattttatttgtcagggacaatgCAGCGCACATTATTACATACATAATTATCATAGTCAAAGCCATAACAATATGTGTCGATGTGTTGCATAAAAGGTTTCTAGCCAAATGGCTAATTTGCAACCCCAGTCCCTGGTCAAGCCTTTCTAGAAAAataatccaaatataatttttagAAAGAACTACATAGTGTGAGTTACACAATCATGCAGCAAATGCATTGTATACTAATATATTACATAAACATTTCACAGAGTTGTGACCACATTACACAGAACAGCACATCACGTAACAACACAAACCCAAGCACCCGGCcgctcacactcactcacctaACTCTATCTGAACacacataaccctaacccactcACCTAACCCTATCCATATCCATACACCTAACCCACTCACCTatccataaccctaacccctaacccactCACCTAACCCTATCCATatccataaccctaacccactcACCTATCCATatccataaccctaacccctaacccactCACCTAACCCTATCCATAACCCTacacctaacccctaacccactCACCTAACCCTCTCCATAACCCTACACCTAACCCACTCACCTAACCCTATCCATatccataaccctaacccactaACCTATCCATATCCATAactctaacccctaaccctatcCATatccataaccctaacccctaaccctatcCATCTCCATACACCTAACCCACTCACCTatccataaccctaacccctaacccactCACCTAACCCTATCCATatccataaccctaacccactcACCTATCCATATCCATAACTCTAACCCCTAACCCACTCACCTAACCCTTTCCATCTCCATAACCCTacacctaacccctaacccactcacctaaccctaaccataaccttgACAGCCATACACAAACAGCCATGCATCCACAGACAATACATGACTACAACACAACTGACTCAGTGGTTAcatgtttggttttctttcagCCAGTATTGCACCATTCTATTAAATGTTTATCTTCATCTTCAATACTTTTAAAGCTTTTGATGATTGATCTTGTTCTTtatgcttttttcaacgttttttgacacattttttccctgttgtcaatgctttttttCACACGTCGCTTTCTAAGACATTTTTTAAGCGTTTTTTTGACTCTTCTGAcgttttttcagacatttttttcaCCCTTTAACGTTTTTTGTTTCTAATTCTCCGAGGTAAAGCAGAGAAAATATTCGACATAGCGTCCTCTTCAACTGATCTACATGTTTTTATGTGTCCATAATCCATCTCCACTGTAGTGTGTTCAGTATAAGTCTCGTATTATCTTTTTTCTGACCCTTACATTTACTGTTTCCTGACAGGCGGTGCTGGCGATCAACCTCAAGGTAAATCCATCTCTGAttctacttcctgtctttgtgtcAGTGTGGAAATCATTCTGACTTCCTGCTGAGTCGATCTGCTCTTGGCTTGTTGGGGATTGTTTCCCGTCTCAGGGGAAGCGATGTTCACGGCTTCTGTTGTGTTGGTTTGACTTGTCGCTCTGCTCGGGGCTCTGAAAGCCTCGCCGTTTGGTTTCATTTCCTGGAAGCTGGTCTTTTCTTTGGGGATTACTTGGCTTGGTTCTTAAAATAACAGAtgctttgtttgagtgatctgatatggATGAATAAAATCCTGAAACAAACTTTCAATATCTAATTTTTCACCATGGATGGAGAAGTGAAGAGTCCTTTGAACAAACGTTTAGATGTTAAACCTTAATGAAGCTCCAGTGATTGGACACGATTGCGAGGTTGATCTGATTTCACGgagattggttgaatttgcgtgaatcgTTGCAATCGAGACATGGCTAATTCCTGGAGGGAGTATCTTGCTCCCTCGTTGGTTCCTTGTTAGTTTAGTTCCTAACCCTTTGAGACTCCCAAACAACTCACTTTTTCTGATCCTAACTAATCGTTTTGTTGGCTACACGTAACTGCCATGAAGACCTAACGCTGCTGTAATTTTCACATATATCATACAAACCCCTTGTTTAGAATATCAGTGTGAATGTAAACATTGGAGGCGGAGCCAGATGGTGTAACCATTGGGGGGCGGGGTCAGACGTTGTAAACATTGGGGGGGGTCAGACGTTGTAAACATtggggggcggagccagatggTGTAAACATTGGGGGACATAGTCAGATGGTGTAAACATTGGGGGGGGCGGAGCCGGTGTAAACATTGGGGGTGGAGCCAGACGttattttgtcccttttttaaaaaaaaatgaattgccttttttatgtttcttgacatttcattttagtctgcgttttttggcagtttttcCATTTGGATGCTTTTTTTCACCGTGAATACCATTGTGGATTGGATTCGATTAGGGAACTCCTTGGTGATACCCTGCCTAACTTAGTCTGATATTCCTCATGTTGGTACCCCCAGTCTGGTTTACTTTGGGCTAAATCACTGCTACGATTGTGTGTCGTTGCAGATCCAGACCTTCCGTGGGGCCATATCCTGAAGATTCTAAACGCTAACATGCCCGAGGAATTCTATGTGTGGATGTCCAACCTAAAGCAAATGTTAAACCCGCTGATAGAGAGGGCTGCAGATCTGCTGCAGGCTCTACCGTGAACCGTTTCTGacctctgattgg includes the following:
- the cd99 gene encoding CD99 molecule isoform X2, translated to MICLRIGVLLILVAGTLTQDGFDLSDALDDLAPPPTPAKPKEQPKAPEKPKTNGGLDLSDAFGPDEPAPTKKPKKPSSGDSGGFGLDLEDALGPDPNPKPDKPAVQPADPAKPPGGGSFGDSDLLDVSGGDYKPDGGRGRAGDSGYDSQGGAGDQPQDPDLPWGHILKILNANMPEEFYVWMSNLKQMLNPLIERAADLLQALP